TATCATTTGTGTACATCGTTTAATGTGGCTAAGTTCTTATTTGAGTTTGCTACCCACCGTCAAATCTTTGATTTTTCAAAACTTTTTACCTACGGCTGCTTCTCATAACTGATTTGGGATTGCTATAGTAAGGTTGCCGTTAGCAATAAAGACCCTAACGGTTTGACTTGTCGGTCTAAGACTAAAGCAATTAACGTCCCAAACCCCATTAAAGCGGCTCTTGCAACCGAAGGCTGTAGCCCTGTTAACCCAACGAAAACTAATAAAGTAGCGAGTCCTACGCTAAACTGAAGCCGACTGGATAAGCGACGGGTAAGGACTAAAACTAAGCCTAACAGCAAGGAAACATGAAACCCAGAAGCCGCTAGGATATGAGCGAGTCCAACTTGAATAAAGCGATCGCGAATTGGATAAGACAAGTCTACCGCCTGTCGTCCCATCACCATCGAACTCACTAAAGGTCCAGTGGAAATTCCTAACCCCTGGAGATGGGAACGCACAATCACTTGACGAATGTGCCACCATCCCCACTGAGGAGGGGGTTCTAAGGGTTCTACTTGACGACCCACTAATCCGGCAAACACGCCCGACTTTTTCAGGTATGCTTGAAAATCAAATGCCCCTGGATTAGCCGCCGGTTGAGGTAAGTAAAGACGACCTGTAACGCGAACAGTTTGACCTTGATGCAGTCCCGTTGCTTGCAGTAAGGGAACCGTAATATAAACTTGACCCGTAACGCTTTGGGTTGCGTTCGCCTGAGAAAGCTGATTAGCTTGGAGGAAGAATTGCGA
The Desertifilum tharense IPPAS B-1220 genome window above contains:
- a CDS encoding ComEC family competence protein is translated as MTPVSAAILCIAYISGLIAASVAWGGYVGLAGGLLAAVGVKQIWRTGPKRWVWVTAGIIWFFASLYLQWRSPLPQANDISRFISTETQTQVVQVEGKLTREPRLTRSGRSQFFLQANQLSQANATQSVTGQVYITVPLLQATGLHQGQTVRVTGRLYLPQPAANPGAFDFQAYLKKSGVFAGLVGRQVEPLEPPPQWGWWHIRQVIVRSHLQGLGISTGPLVSSMVMGRQAVDLSYPIRDRFIQVGLAHILAASGFHVSLLLGLVLVLTRRLSSRLQFSVGLATLLVFVGLTGLQPSVARAALMGFGTLIALVLDRQVKPLGSLLLTATLL